A region of Saimiri boliviensis isolate mSaiBol1 chromosome 8, mSaiBol1.pri, whole genome shotgun sequence DNA encodes the following proteins:
- the IQCF2 gene encoding IQ domain-containing protein F2, which yields MGIQFCTKGNLILIVIEDVEETIEWKILQKKKQQKTKEKHRIRTKAAIKIQAWWRGTLVRRTLLHAALRAWIIQCWWRMTLLRVLEKKRQAALIAYATRERAVIKLQSLVRMWRVHWRYCQVLNAIYVIQGHWQCHNCQTCALLRGHCVVTATHLQFHIEIINS from the exons ATGGGGATTCAATTTTGT ACCAAAGGCAATTTAATCTTAATTGTGATTGAGGATGTTGAAGAAACCATTGAATGGAAGATAttgcagaagaagaaacagcagaaaacCAAG GAAAAACATAGAATAAGAACAAAAGCAGCCATAAAgatccaggcctggtggcggggCACCCTGGTGCGCAGGACACTGCTGCATGCGGCCCTCAGGGCCTGGATAATTCAGTGCTGGTGGCGGATGACGCTGTTGAGGGTGCTGGAGAAGAAACGGCAGGCAGCTCTGATCGCCTACGCAACCAGAGAGAGGGCAGTGATCAAGCTCCAGTCTTTGGTCCGTATGTGGCGTGTCCATTGGCGATACTGCCAGGTGCTCAACGCCATCTACGTCATCCAGGGCCACTGGCAATGCCACAACTGCCAGACCTGTGCTCTCCTCCGGGGCCACTGTGTAGTCACAGCCACTCACTTGCAGTTTCACATTGAGATCATCAATTCCTAA
- the LOC101031717 gene encoding IQ domain-containing protein F5: MGPKEKIIMTERSAAVFIQAWWRGTLVRRTLLHAALRAWIIQCWWRQVLARLLAKRRRMVLEFYVQQEWAAVRLQSWVRMWRVRQCYCRLLNAVRIIQVYWRWHSCHSRGFIEGHYELKENQLNVQLEISLGSQACKVQQCIPLPLKE, translated from the exons ATGG GCCCAAAAGAGAAGATCATCATGACAGAAAGGTCAGCAGCTGTTTTcatccaggcctggtggcggggCACACTAGTGCGACGCACACTGCTGCATGCAGCCCTCAGGGCTTGGATCATTCAGTGCTGGTGGAGGCAGGTGCTGGCGAGGCTGCTGGCAAAGAGGCGGAGGATGGTGTTGGAGTTCTATGTGCAGCAGGAGTGGGCAGCAGTCAGGCTGCAGTCCTGGGTCCGCATGTGGCGTGTCCGCCAGTGTTACTGTCGTTTGCTGAACGCCGTCCGCATCATCCAGGTCTATTGGCGCTGGCACAGCTGCCATTCCCGTGGCTTTATTGAGGGCCACTACGAACTCAAAGAAAATCAACTTAATGTTCAACTTGAAATCTCTCTGGGCTCACAGGCTTGTAAGGTGCAACAATGCATACCCCTTCCATTAAAAGAATGA